From Malaya genurostris strain Urasoe2022 chromosome 2, Malgen_1.1, whole genome shotgun sequence:
TAACGTAACGTATTACTCGTAAcgcacacggaaaataaaaatgtttgggAAGaatcttcattaaaaaaaaattcgagtgtctacccgtaaaaaaataaaccattgattttactgcataaacaattgattcacatttagatatatgggttacaatacatgtTATTGTATCTcgacaagatttttttaaatttccaacgattcaatatattgcttctacgattctacaattgaatttattgtacacgtgatgTTTcagacaatatgcaaactgtacatttgattgttttccaagaaaacatgtatgagaaaattttatgatttgaattgttacgatacttaacaacctatacattctattgtaaaaagcatgttcacaattaattgaatagtgtacaacaatacattgaaatatttttcaatgatcaaagcaaaattgtgaaaggttttgtaacagcaaatcgtattgtttttctataatattttttattcgggtatacctgtaaaaaataaaccattgatttgaaAAGGTTTTCtttatttccaacgattcaatatattgtttctaatatttacaattgaatttattgtacacgtggtgtttcgaacagtatgcaaactgtacatttgattgttttccaagaaaacatgtatgagaaaattttatgattcgaattgttacgatacttaacaacctatacattcttttgtaaaaagcatgttcacaattaattgaatagtgtataacaatataataaaatatttttcaatggtcaaagtcgtgtggaaggttttgtaacCAAAAATCGTATTATTTTctatacaatattttttattcgggtagccagtttaaaaaaacagGCGCGGTCGATTTACGACGATGAATTAAAAATGGTGGCGGGTTAGGGTGGTTTTTGCTGTGTATGTacttttctcacgaaattattgtcgttttcgcttgatatctaacctaacccagtttccaccctaactgctgaaTTGAAAAAAGCTCTTTCATTCCAACCGAAAACCAAGAGATTTTTTAAAGATTTAGTGTGCAAATTCATTAAAAGTCAGTAATTGTAACTCGAACTGTTAATGGAATGTAAAATGAAAGAACTAATTCGAAATACCATTGAATTCCATTAATTTATATACGTCAATATACGAAGTTTAACAGAcataataatacagatacgtatttcagaTGTTAATTACATCCGTCTTCAGTGATGCTTAACAGACTTCTGAACAGTTTCACTGAAAAAGAATGTATTTAACATTCGAAACACGAATCTTATTATTACGTTCTGGCTTCGTATATTGAAGTATGTAAAATTATTGGAATTCAATGGTACTTCGAAATAGTTTTCTCACTAAAAGAAGTACAAGTTTAGTTTGTTTTTCATTTAGCCTAGATGTGTTTctcctttggatgtgatgtgtttcgttattgaatcgaactacatgtgttaaataCTTCTTTTTTAGTAGATAGTTCAAATGTGCAGCATTGTGATGCACATGATGCTAACGTAAATTGTTTTGTCAATGCTTAATCACAATTGTATTCTAGAGGCAAATAACTGGTGCTCGAATGTTGTAGGCATAATAATACTTATGAAGTCTTTTGCCTTGTGAATTTGATGAGCATTGATGAGTTTTTAGTGCATTAATGAACTTAATTATTTTCTGATTTCATAGCTTtatcgtttggcatcaaaacaatTAGTAATTCGAAATGAACGTTTGAAAGCGAGATGGACCGTAAGCGGTCTCAGCTGTCAAAAAGACATAGCAAAGAAAAATGAACGTTTGAAGGAATTTAATCACTTTTGTGTAAATATACACTGCACCGAGTCAGTGTTGCTTGCTTGTTCAAAAATTCTATCATTGTTATTTCGAAAGTTTTTACTTTTACAATTGTTCTgaaatcagaaaaactttcaacTGCAAATTTTCCCactcattttaaaaaaatttctgcttAAATTAATGATATTCGAGACCtttaaccccttaacgctcaagtgaaatatgtttcccttctataaaaatcgttacagattcttcaattactattaaatcgatgtttttttactgaatgttaaagaaaacttatttccaaggcgacaaatgtgtttctgaacgaataagtaaaaaggactatcaatctttattgcactaaaaagtttgtgcaaaatgacgtatcgaaaatagaacacataataaatgtgttatgtgccaAGTCCacaagtacactgaagtcttttttatgcgagtttacgtaccgcataaacaaACCGCATCACTCTGaagcttcgcataaaaaaccgcataactctgaaacttcgcataaaaaaaccgcagaaaggaaaccgcattactctgaaaattcgcataaaaaaaccgcataactctgaaacttcacataaaaaagcagcataactctgaaaattcgcataaaaaaagtcgcataaaaaaagaccacataaaaaaagaccttagggTACATGTAATCGTTTCGTAGaaacttttttatatttctgataattaaagcaattaaagcaataaataaattacgatataataaaccgAACTCTTCTTCtatatttttgtaaaaatcatagggaaaaatatttcccatgaaattataggaaacttatgcaaactgctatgtttttctggtaatattctctTAATTTACGCTCCCAACAGCTAAAATATTGTCCtatactgacatatttcgtccagCACATCTTATGATCGTGAAAAGGGTTAAAAGCAAAATTGTTCGTTTTTAAAAGCACAATATTATTTCTTTGTGTGTATTCTCAACATCCGGTTATTTCTAAAATTCACCCACCTATACATGCGAGCCTCTACATGAGCTTTCTGGGCTTATATTATATATACTTCTataatttgaattgaatttcaagACAACAAACGACAACCAGTCGTGGACTGCTCTTAACAGTAATTGTTAAATCTAGTTTACCTCTTCGTTTTCTCGCTGAGTACCGAATTATTTAGAATTTGTATAGCGGTCCACTCATGAGAATTTTTAATGccatttttaatgattactaagtaacgacattccaaatttgtgtagagaattcatcattactgccttaaaatgacattactttttagtaatgatacTTTTAATTTTGCTTATGGTTcgaacgacgacacgaccaagcacttcgaagaaaaatctacatgaaaattgtccgttaacgattcaccgccagttaccataaatatagtgacCCCTTGAGAATGAtcgaaataatcttctcgagcaacactgttcaaTTTACTAAGAACAAGTTGCTATGGAGTccaagaataaataaacaaacaatttgagAACGTAGATATGTGCAAGCGTGCATAACAGAtttgaaatgtgaatcaatttgccTTTTGGaatagtttaaaaaattattagTGGTTCAATAATAGATGTAATGGCTCCCAATAAAGGTTTACTATCACCAGTAATCTTTCCAATATATTTTAACCAGCCGACATCTTCTTGTTTCAGGCGGTAGTGGAGCCTCTAAGGAGATAGTTGCAAACTGTTTTGTAATACATTAAATTCATTGTTTAGAAATAAGAACAATTACAAAGCCAAATTGCAAGATATATTTGTGTGCTTTCTAATGTCTACAATATATGGAAATATATGAGATATACAACAATTGCCAATCGACATAAGTAGGAAATGCCATCCGAAAAAAATGCCACTGTTAGTTCATTCTCTTTGGATTCAGTTCTTCATCGAATAACCTCGAGATTTTTCCATCAATATATTTTATCCTGCCGTAAACTGTTTAGTGcagttttcaataatttttttaaattaaatcatCCTTGAGTAGATAAGCTTTTGCTTTTTCAGTCGCTAACTTACGCGTCATTGTGAGTAATTTATTCTCTTCACTCGATTTAGGTGGTGATCTAGGATAACGATTTCTACCATTCATTTATTTCGCATATGAAAAATGATTCGGGATTTGTTTTGTTCACATTCATTTGGTCCATAATatacagtaaccaaggttacaataactattattcaaaatcaataatctatcagtttgtgttgccagttttaaaaatttcttaagcaatgtcgttttgacattatcagttactgaggggtagttaaatttgcgatacagtttttaatagcgagtggcaggtcgtgtcgtcggttctaatagcggcccttacacgagcattaaaaatgtcattaataaaaaataatgtcattttaatgaacgtgtaatggtgcactaatgacgaaatttcaaacaaatttgaattacatcatttaaatgacatcatttaaaatgacatttttattgctcgtgtaagggccgctaatgaatCAGCCAATTTTTGGGTTTGATAACCAGCTTTTACTCATCAATTTCATTCCTGTGTGTACATTAAATGACCCTGTAATAGACAGATGCCTTTGAGTCGACCATGTTGGAAAATTTGACAGTCCATCAGAAGGCTTCGTAAAACCTTCGCGTGTGGATGTATCAGAAACTTCTtgcaagaataatttttttacgagAATAAAATTCTCCAAATTTATTAAGGAAAAGCTTGGTGCATATCATATAAAAAAGGTCTGTTTACCCAACAAACATCAACAGCGCATTCTTGGTTGTGAGTGCAAATAGCGAGTTTTTCTGAGAAACTGACAATAATCAGTATTTggcaagtaaaaattttcactagCATTATAAATTAGCGGCTGTCATGAGCCGTGTACCGAAAAGCACGTCGCCCTTCGAGTTGTGACGGTACACGGTTTGCCACAAAACGAAAACAATTCTAGTTTAGTGCTATTGAAACGAGTGTATACAACATGTATTCTCAGCTGCGGGATAATATTTGGGACAGAATtcgtttgaaaaataaagaagcAAACCATGCTCATAACCGAGGAAGGAACTCTGCTGTTGGGGACTCTGTGGGCGAATGGGACTTGAGCCAAATTGAGTTACACGACGAGCGTCAGTCAGTACAGAATATTCCAACAATTGATTTAGGAGATGACGATGAACCGGATGCTACGAGCTTTAGCAGAGAAAGATCTTCTGTCCAATGTGCATCGTCGAGTGTTCACACTCCCCAGATTCATTCGATTCCAATATCAAAGGAGTGTACATCTCCTTCCAGCAGTGCAGCAGTCAATGAAGACCGCCCGATGGTGCGAAGACCAATACATGACTATCGTGCTATTTTCGGAGGGATCCCTCTGGCTTTCCAGCAGCAGGAAGTAAACCCTGTCCCTGCTGGAATCATTTTTAATCGAGTGTACAATAAAAAGGTTACTCCGTCGAAGGAAAATTATTTCAGTGTTATGGATACACCTCCTTCTCCAGGCGAACTCTCTGCAGCAAGAATATTTGGTGGTAGACCTGTTGTATCAGAGCCAAAAATAGGTTGGTATaaaaaagaacaaaaacaaTTAGGATGACATCATTGTTAAACATCTTTATTTATTTCAGTAATGACATCAAATCATTATGAAAAAAGATTTATCCGACGGTCTTTCGACAAGTCGGCTGCGGCAACACCAACCAGAATAAATCGTCGGGAGAAAAATAATGGACCCTACAAACTTCTGGGTATTATTGACCTAGAGCCGGAAACAGATTCCGAAGAGAGTGTGGTTTCTCACACTCCTTCAGGGAAAAATAATTCAACAAGAGTATCAGTAGCTAGTCATCGCTCGAATACAACGAGAAATACGGCACTTCTGGGAAGTCCCACACTTACTCCAAATTTAGGTAGTAGCAACGAGGAGGCAAAGATGAATAAACTATACACCATTGAAATTGAAGAAGACGAGCGAGAAGAAAATGAAGATACTACAATGGAATTATCGGAGGCAGAAGATGAATCACAACTAATGAAGGAGGATGAAGCAGATAAATCTCTACccggtacatctaaaacaaactGTACTGATGATTTTCCTGAAGAGCATTGTACTCTAACTGATTCTGAAACCAGCTCAGCTACGCAAGTCAATCCTTCGTCTTTAGCGAATTCGTTCTGGGATGTTTCTAGTTCCGGGTGCATGAAAATAACTAGCGATAAAGATGATTCTgtgcaaaattgcaaaaaacaCACGGAATTTGATTTGCTGCTGGACCGGATTAACAAACAGGTGCCTGCAATGTCTCAACAGGATCGCATTGAACATTGGCGTGTAACAAAAGAGGATTTACTGTATTCTATTCCGACAGTAGCAGAAATTGAGTCCAGCACATCAGTGAAGCGTCACATGGATGATCCCATACATATTTCGAGTGGTGAAAGTAGTAGCGGTTCAGAAACCAGTGACAGTCCGAGCTTGTTGAAGCTCAAACAAAATCagaaatcaaactttaaaaaacgTCGAACCATCGATAGTTCACTAACTGGCGAAGCATCGTCTCCATCGTTACACTTAAGTGAGACGTTGGATTTTCGGAGGACTCAAATTAATCCCGAAATCGATAAAGCCTCAAGCCAAATTCAAGTGCGTAGAAACTACTGTAAGTTTCCCACGCGCTTCAATCGGCTAGCGGAGGAAGATAGTGTCCCAGGAAACGGACCGTCTGATCCTTACGCTAACTTCCTTAACAACGACACTGAAAAGGAAACTTTCACACAATATTTATGCAGAAATCCGGCATATCGTCCCGATCTCTTGACCAAACTGCGTTGTCGTCCTGAAGTCGACGATAACAAAGTAGCCGTCGTTTTGTTGTCACCAATTAGTCTATCGCAACCAACAACAGTTGAATCTAATGTGAATTCTATTCGAGCGCCACCAGATCGTCCCAAATCAGCTGATCGTGTGTCACGCTACGACAAAAATCGATCAACTTCGGTTGGTAAAACTCTGCGCTACAAGGTGCGCAAGCCGCAATTGAAGAAAAAGTCCATCGTAGTTGTTCGTTCTAATCTTCGCAGCATACGTCGTTTAATGATGAAGAGCTCCCTCCGGAACGGAAAGGTTCGCAAAAAGTCTTCCTTCGTGAACCTACTGAATAGTTCAAAACAGAAACGCCGTAAAGGGGTTTCTATTCAATCCAAGTCTGAATCAAACTTGCAAGAGTTAGAAAAGCACCAAAACGACACCAATCTCAGCGTACCAGAGGAAACGCAACAAAAGGATGTTCCGGTCAGAAATCAACTTTCGCAGTCCACTAGAGTGTCGGTGGATAGTGCCGTGAGCAGTTCGACGTCCGCCGAACATAAACAACAGGAAACACCAGCATTGGAACCACCACCATTGAAGGCACCAACCGATATTCGTACTATGAAGAATCCGCTCTCCCGAACAAACGGGGAAGTGCTCATGGTTTTCTTCGAAGCCAACAAACTAATTGTGATTCAGCAAGAGCTGGTCAGCTTTTGGGAGTGTTCCAAACTGACTGCTCTGCTTGGGCTCAAACAGGAGTTGCATCTGATCGGCCAGATCAAACGGTCACAGACCGGTGAGTActtcattgatttatttattgctCGTTGTTGAGGCTAAATTGAATGGTATAAGACGGTCGGCTCTCAGGTTCTCCAAAAACTTTAACTGAAAGTGACAATGACAGTTCATGAAAATTGAagcaggactcgaacctacaACCACATATAGTCTTTGAATCGGTTCTGCCTTCTTCTAATGCAGGAAAGCTTCTTTAAAAGTGTCCTAATAAACCAAAGCATCGCGCGTGGTGCGATGTTTCTTTTTGCTTGGTCACTTTGATACCCTTCTTATGCGAGGCTTGGTGGATTATTGGTTCACCTATCACGGCTTCGTCCGTTGATTTGTCTTCGttgaaaaaatatgtaaatgttGGTCCAAACAGTGAACTTTTCTGGGTGTTATGGTGTGTCGATAACTTCGCGGGGATTGTACTCGATCCAAAAACGGAAATTTCGTTTGTTCACTAACTAATTGAGCCGAATATGCTACGTTCGGTGGACCGTCCACAAACGCCAAAAACGTCACGCAATTTTCTGTGCGTTTCACGAATTGAACTGTCGTACCCAAAACAAATTTGGAAGCGTTTTTCTGATGTAAACCTATCCATTATGGATTGTCAAAGATTACTGAACAAAACATCAGAAGTGATTGATAGTTGGATGACCAGAATGACAGTTATCTATCGGAAGATGTGGAAAAACtctataaaacaacctttatatgTGTGTAATGACAATTTCTCTCGGAGTTGACTATACCAATTTTATCGAACTTAGCTTCAGATGGAAGGTTTTACAATCCCATACAAATTTCTTGAAGCTCGGAAGATGCCGCCTTGAATGGCAGTTGGCAATctgaaaatgtatgtatgtgtatagcTAGCCACCGTCCTAGTCTTGCTGTGCATGCAGTTCCATTcaacttactcttactctttcagtcgtagacctcGCGAGtgtctgctgtatacaggaggcgtctccattcaactcaatTCAtgactgttcgccgccagcgaAGGGTCCGCACGTCGTCCTcaacttgatcgatccatcttgcccgctgcgcgcctcttataccgtcggatcattatcgaggatcattttaaccggtcGGACGGTTAAAGAGGGCCGGGCATgctgttagaatgtcggagaacagcccggttaaaatgatcctcgataatgatccgacggtataagaggcgcgcagcgggcaagatggatcgatcaagttgAGGACGACGTGCGGACCCTtcgctggcggcgaacagtcatgaattggccgtttggacgaggataggtcctcccagcaactggtgcagttcatggttcattcgccttctccacgtaccgtcttcaaAGAGGGTCCGATTCCCTGACaagatgcgtctctgaatttccctactggtgtcattatcggcagtcaccagtgagcccaatttCGATTTCATTaccgccaatcagaactcgtaatgagtGACTGatattatcttctctcgagcccctgccttttatgtactttgtctttgacacattgatgtctagtccgatccgcttgacctcagcttttagtccgatgtgcGTGTATTCCATCTTCTCAATGTTTCGTACTATAATGTCAATAtcttcagcgaaaccaagtagctggacggactttctgaaaatcgtgccactcgtgtctatcctcgctcttcttatcacacgctccaaagcaatgttgaatagcagacacgaaaggccatcaccttgccgtagccctctgcgagtttcgaagggactcgagtttatccccgatactcgaacaacgcacatcactcgatccatcgtagccttgaccaatgatatcagtttgtccgggaatccgtagtcgtgcatgattttccattgctgatctcgatcgattgtgtcgtaggctgatgtagatgggacacacggttCCTTCCattcattcctccggtaaaatctcatcctcccaaatcttggtaacgacccagtgcagtggtttcactagtgcattaccatcgTGTTTTAGTAGTTCGCTTGGTAGCTGGTCAACGCCAGTGGCCTTATTATTTGTCAACTGGCTTACCTCCTCCTCGACTTCCTCCGCATgcattcccaagttcgttaccgcgccgccactttcgtattccgccacatcgccattaaggtgctcgtcgaaatgcTGCCGCAacctcgatcacctcacagtcgttcgtaagaagattcccgttggtgtccttgcacatatcggcctgtaggACATGGCCTCTgcacgaacggttcaccttctcgtagaacttccttctaTTATTAGCACGGAATAGCTGTTGCTGTAAtctgggcagtgcacgttaatgatgctgttattgaaaaaacggcctttaattctcaatttacacatcctagcgttgatcggctgccacccaatcactcgctgacgcatttTGCCCAGCATTATAAAGCCAGTTCGCAGCTCGTTTGTTGTGTCACAGCTGTGATAGAAGGTAGCCGGTTGatttcccgtccaacaaagctcctgcagcgctacgatgtcgaagctgcgaggatttagttcgtcgtatattatcctgtcgcagcctgcgaaacctagcgacttgcagttccatgttccaagtttccagtggtagtccttatttcatcgcgtgggtctatgccgattattccgggtcgtattctctccggTATTAATTGCAATAGATATTAGAGTGAAAACTGCGCGAGTGGAAGCTATAGAAGTGGTTTCAGTGTTTTTAAAGGGTTGTCGCACCCTATAATGATGCAATGAGTGCATTTTAGTGGCTGGAAACAGCATATTTTAAAGTGCCGATCAGCCAAATTGATGGCTGCTGATCTTTTTTTTCGCCATGGTCGCTTCGATCATCGCGTCTTCGCAAGCCAGTGtttgtgtttttattatattgccGGTCAAACATCGGTATATAGGATTCCATTAGCCCTTTGGCTAGTATACAGGTTTGATATGAACTCATACCATTCAGGTAAGTTTATTCTTCCTATGTGTGTCACTgaggaaaaataaatgtttttgcaCTCTATCTTCACATTACATTCGGTGCCTTTGGGCACTCAGGTATGTGACAGATGCAAAATACACACCAATCGGTTGCCTTTCAATCGCAACTGGTGGTGTAAAACTATTTGTACTGGTCAATACCGGTAAGATAGTAAAgtttcaaacttttttgtttgggCACTCGCTATATGTGTAAATAGCATTCTGGCTCATCTCCACACGATCTGTCGCTGTGTGATCGTTGGATTTAAATTATATCCCTTTACTACTTGGCGCCATGCAGGGAATCTGCGCGGTAAGCCAGCGCTAGCTGTTCTATATAGATACAGGAGTGTTAAATTGTACACCGCGGTGTGGACGGTTTGGGAACTGCTCGCGAACAGTGCTGCTCAAATTGATGTCCTGGTCGCTTCCTTTTTCCCTTGGCTGTGGAGACAGTGCACTGGATGCAAATCAGATGTCATTTTTGCACTTTGACCTCTGTGGTATTTATTGTTCTGTTGGTTTATAACAGCTTTTGGGGGGGCTGCTCTGGGGTTTTCAGTTGGGCTGCGGGTTTGCCGAGCATGTCTCGAACGTTTGCACCACTGTGtgtacaatttattactccgaTTTAACACTTCAAGTGTATCTTCGGTCGGTGTGTGTAGATTTGGACAGTTTGTCACACTCGTCCATACGAAGCATTTATATTTACTTGTGAATATAATTGCGTACAAATTCTCTGCCATAGAATTTGGGATTACCTAATTAGGATTAAAGTATTAGTGAGTATCCAACTCTGTTCTTTTGGAACGCACTTTCGGCTTTCTTTTACTTTGGATCGCACTAGCGAAAGGTTGAGTATTTCCTCGCGCGCTTTCACGCTTTAAATTCGTATCgcttttttctcttttatttttcggaaaatgGATACAAAATACATCCAATCATCTGACTGCTCTCATTCCGAACCGTCTGATGGCCAGAAACCTGGGAGTTCCGTCACAAAGTGTCGGAACGACCAGAATATGGAAGTCAGAGGGAATGGATTCGAGAGTAGTCAGACTGCGATGGATGTTCAACCCGGTCCTTCGCCTTCCACCGTTGAAACAGAAGGCGAAGACAAAGGTAAAAACTTtgagcgaaatctaaaaaagaagattcgcaaaagacaagctCTCGGAAAGGCGGCTTCTGCTTCTAGAGGCCACTTGTCCGAACAAACTGAGCGCTTTCAGGTCCGGATGTTGAACGGTATGTTCACTGAGGACCTGAAAGCCCATTTATTAAGAGACTTGAACAAATGTCTCTTCACAACGCCGTCTACGGAGTTTATACCAAGCTTCAAAGGCTGTGGACTTAGGTACGGCATCGTCTGGTTCTCTCCGGAGAATGAGATGAGCAGTGCCTGGCTCAAGCAGAAGCTTGGTTTGATAAACCAGCAGGCTGGCGATAGTAAGTTCATTATTGAACCCTACAGTCTACATCAAAATCGGGTTTGCCTTCCTATTCCTTGGGATACTGAGGAAGGGTTGGCTGTATCCGATGTTCTGATGAGATTAGATCTGCAAAATCCGGGGATTTTGTTGAATCGGTGGATGTTACTCAAGGCGGGTCCGGTTACTGTGGGAAAACGCATGTTTTTCTGCAGTATCGACGATGACTCAATGAGCCTTCTAGAGAAAACAAAATTCCGTCTGAACTATGGTTTTCAGAAAATCTATGTAcgtatcgttcatcagaaaaacgtacatagtaacaaacctgaATAGGCTTTaagagcagactgttcgggacctcgcaaaggttcagaatttacttctgctttcactaaatgtgatccccagcagattgttcagcatccctcaggggtgcagaatttacttctgctttctatgttttttgtgtcgtcaatttcccccattctcctagtccaaaccttaccatttcccttcgATCCCTCCCTCTAAcacatcgggaaaatgatgaaaacaaataatatggatggcaaggcacaaatctccaaatatcaaggggaacgtgccattcgagccaatttgttctgattcctgataggaCGAACCCGTTAGTGGgattgccaccttggatttagctggacgggatacagcatttcatactcagctgCTGGATACCAGTACAGACGCTGTCTGAAGCCGTTcttaacatggagtacagacgctccgacatcctcctaagaggacccccttctctgtcagcatacgaccaaggtcccaccggggttgattacccgatctttcctatgattACTCGTACTCCAGTCGgctccgcggggaggtagggataggagttactagaCAAGAGGCTATgagcgcattgtccagtcgtttactaaCCACTCAACTGTAACTTCAAATTTCATTAGTAATCTAAATTCAACATACCGCTGTGTGATGGAACCAAAAGGGGGTAGACGGCACCGTAAACCAAGTC
This genomic window contains:
- the LOC131428164 gene encoding uncharacterized protein LOC131428164, with translation MYSQLRDNIWDRIRLKNKEANHAHNRGRNSAVGDSVGEWDLSQIELHDERQSVQNIPTIDLGDDDEPDATSFSRERSSVQCASSSVHTPQIHSIPISKECTSPSSSAAVNEDRPMVRRPIHDYRAIFGGIPLAFQQQEVNPVPAGIIFNRVYNKKVTPSKENYFSVMDTPPSPGELSAARIFGGRPVVSEPKIVMTSNHYEKRFIRRSFDKSAAATPTRINRREKNNGPYKLLGIIDLEPETDSEESVVSHTPSGKNNSTRVSVASHRSNTTRNTALLGSPTLTPNLGSSNEEAKMNKLYTIEIEEDEREENEDTTMELSEAEDESQLMKEDEADKSLPGTSKTNCTDDFPEEHCTLTDSETSSATQVNPSSLANSFWDVSSSGCMKITSDKDDSVQNCKKHTEFDLLLDRINKQVPAMSQQDRIEHWRVTKEDLLYSIPTVAEIESSTSVKRHMDDPIHISSGESSSGSETSDSPSLLKLKQNQKSNFKKRRTIDSSLTGEASSPSLHLSETLDFRRTQINPEIDKASSQIQVRRNYCKFPTRFNRLAEEDSVPGNGPSDPYANFLNNDTEKETFTQYLCRNPAYRPDLLTKLRCRPEVDDNKVAVVLLSPISLSQPTTVESNVNSIRAPPDRPKSADRVSRYDKNRSTSVGKTLRYKVRKPQLKKKSIVVVRSNLRSIRRLMMKSSLRNGKVRKKSSFVNLLNSSKQKRRKGVSIQSKSESNLQELEKHQNDTNLSVPEETQQKDVPVRNQLSQSTRVSVDSAVSSSTSAEHKQQETPALEPPPLKAPTDIRTMKNPLSRTNGEVLMVFFEANKLIVIQQELVSFWECSKLTALLGLKQELHLIGQIKRSQTDFQIDSLNSQRLGFNENAPFYMEPRARNLDEDESRVCPLASVYINHYFMSTSEDDKEEHCVRMKSLQLDSVRSKLPDLLFVTLPRSRYFIICWHEQMSETDFRTGLCKYSLTPDLETLASIREFPTITQKINSLKCMDNEQLIGLGSSMVVIWSYENGYLLFTVDLKVCIHQPLVTFVHSENDEKALFLVQLCPSSSGNPKRKLIKVIAINMSKRSWHQVLGYEVPLESTSILCESTLSADSTGLHCTTFQNGELLAISLDDLTTCFTNHKQLQSPEERRVTRDILATREKIFIGSTDGRQIVLVSDKFIKLKTIDEYSLVSS